The following proteins come from a genomic window of Nostoc sp. TCL26-01:
- a CDS encoding Rieske 2Fe-2S domain-containing protein yields the protein MTTETKLPGNIHNHSSSDSLNNEQLQTETGTFSWTKQWYPLAVVEYLDPGRTHAMQLLGKDIVLWRDGSGQWRCFEDFCPHRLVPLSEGRVEADGTLLCAYHAWRFDGEGNCVNIPQSQDKQTAAKHCENQKSCAVTYPTQENQGLLWVWAETGEQAKVESQLRQPRIVPELEDKSGRVVQYFWNFRDLPYGWDYFMENVSDPAHVPVSHHGIVGDRYKDAKYYDMLPVRKISTQDGFAFEIQTQPGDTPTGIHDFQPPCHMRIASTPKDGGQLILALYATPTRPGWCRHIGCQIFVKNNQGKMPQGLSFFGLPLPTWLGHVLASLFLHQDMVFLHYQEKTIVQRRKGKWLGAVFTPNPQDKMVITFRQWLEKRAGGGIPWAEGYSNDFPAVKDKQKLFDVWTTHTQHCTVCQDALKNIHRLTVFAYVVAALCLFLAVIIDARTVAGASIFTIPPREFWLALGASILLAMGGYQLHRFSRLFYVYEFEHARND from the coding sequence ATGACTACTGAAACCAAACTGCCAGGAAACATCCACAATCACAGTTCCTCGGATAGCTTAAATAACGAGCAACTGCAAACAGAGACAGGAACATTCTCATGGACAAAGCAGTGGTATCCCCTAGCTGTGGTAGAGTATCTTGACCCTGGGCGTACCCATGCCATGCAATTACTAGGCAAAGATATTGTCTTGTGGCGTGATGGTTCTGGTCAATGGCGTTGCTTTGAAGATTTCTGTCCTCATCGCTTAGTCCCGCTTTCCGAGGGGCGAGTTGAAGCCGATGGTACATTATTATGTGCTTATCATGCTTGGCGTTTTGATGGTGAAGGCAACTGTGTAAATATTCCCCAATCTCAAGATAAACAGACAGCAGCCAAGCATTGTGAAAATCAGAAATCCTGTGCGGTGACTTATCCTACCCAAGAAAATCAGGGGTTATTGTGGGTGTGGGCGGAAACAGGTGAACAAGCAAAGGTAGAAAGCCAATTACGCCAACCCCGCATTGTTCCAGAACTGGAAGATAAATCGGGTAGGGTAGTGCAGTATTTTTGGAACTTCCGCGATTTACCCTATGGTTGGGATTACTTCATGGAAAACGTTTCAGATCCTGCCCATGTTCCAGTCTCTCATCATGGGATTGTAGGCGATCGCTACAAAGATGCCAAGTACTACGATATGCTGCCTGTGCGGAAAATATCTACTCAAGATGGGTTTGCTTTTGAAATTCAAACTCAACCAGGCGATACCCCAACAGGAATTCATGACTTCCAACCCCCCTGTCACATGAGAATCGCCTCGACTCCCAAAGATGGTGGACAATTGATTCTGGCTTTGTACGCGACACCAACTCGTCCTGGTTGGTGTCGTCACATTGGTTGTCAGATATTTGTCAAAAATAACCAAGGGAAAATGCCCCAAGGTTTATCTTTCTTTGGGCTACCATTACCTACATGGTTAGGTCATGTGTTAGCATCTCTATTCCTACATCAAGACATGGTATTTCTGCATTACCAGGAAAAAACTATTGTCCAGAGAAGAAAGGGTAAATGGCTAGGTGCAGTCTTTACACCCAATCCTCAAGACAAGATGGTAATCACATTTCGTCAGTGGTTGGAAAAACGGGCTGGTGGTGGTATCCCTTGGGCGGAGGGATATAGTAACGATTTCCCAGCAGTTAAAGATAAGCAAAAACTCTTTGATGTGTGGACAACCCACACTCAACACTGTACAGTCTGTCAAGATGCTTTAAAAAATATTCATCGTCTGACGGTGTTTGCTTACGTAGTTGCGGCCTTATGCTTATTTCTAGCGGTAATCATAGATGCCAGAACAGTAGCAGGTGCATCTATATTCACAATTCCTCCCAGAGAATTTTGGCTAGCCTTGGGAGCCAGTATCTTGTTAGCTATGGGAGGATATCAGTTGCACAGGTTTAGTCGATTATTTTATGTCTACGAGTTTGAACACGCTCGCAATGATTAA
- a CDS encoding replication restart DNA helicase PriA, protein MQVIQKIYCPNCGSNAERYYIADSQLCRTQCPSCDYLMISCTRTGRVIEAYAPGIHLHR, encoded by the coding sequence ATGCAAGTAATTCAAAAAATCTACTGCCCAAATTGTGGCAGCAATGCTGAACGCTATTATATTGCAGATAGTCAATTATGTCGGACACAATGCCCAAGTTGTGATTACTTGATGATTAGCTGCACGCGCACGGGTAGAGTGATTGAAGCTTATGCTCCTGGTATTCATCTACATCGCTAA
- a CDS encoding trans-aconitate 2-methyltransferase — protein sequence MTPKNSWDAGLYQDKHAFVWQYGEDLLKLLNPEVGELILDLGCGTGQLTEKIAQFGTEVWGIDSAATMIAQAKQNYPHLRFDVADARNFRVDKPVDAVFSNATLHWVKEAEAAIACIHQALKSGGRFVAEFGGKGNVQHILTALHHALQTLGISNLQAMNPWYFPSIGEYATILEAQGFDVIYANLFDRPTLLTEGEAGMANWIQMFAGAFLTELSAEQQTQVIDAVEKSLQTKLYHKGTWTADYRRIRIVAIKN from the coding sequence GTGACACCTAAAAATTCTTGGGATGCAGGCTTATATCAAGATAAACACGCCTTCGTGTGGCAATATGGCGAAGACTTGCTGAAATTGCTCAATCCTGAAGTGGGAGAGTTAATTTTAGATTTGGGTTGTGGAACTGGACAACTGACAGAAAAAATTGCCCAGTTTGGTACAGAGGTGTGGGGAATTGATAGTGCAGCAACGATGATTGCTCAAGCAAAACAAAACTATCCTCATTTGCGTTTTGATGTTGCTGATGCGCGCAACTTTCGTGTAGATAAGCCTGTGGATGCAGTATTTTCAAACGCTACGCTGCATTGGGTAAAGGAAGCGGAAGCAGCGATCGCCTGCATACATCAAGCATTAAAATCAGGAGGGAGGTTTGTGGCTGAGTTTGGTGGTAAAGGGAATGTCCAGCATATCCTCACAGCTTTACACCATGCGCTACAAACCCTCGGTATCTCCAACCTCCAAGCGATGAATCCCTGGTATTTTCCCAGCATTGGTGAATACGCTACCATACTAGAAGCACAAGGCTTTGATGTTATCTATGCTAATTTATTCGACCGTCCCACTCTTTTAACTGAGGGTGAAGCTGGTATGGCAAACTGGATACAAATGTTTGCTGGTGCTTTTTTGACAGAGTTATCTGCTGAACAACAAACACAGGTAATTGACGCAGTGGAAAAGTCTTTGCAAACAAAACTGTATCACAAAGGAACTTGGACAGCAGATTATCGACGAATTAGGATAGTTGCTATTAAAAATTAA